Proteins encoded within one genomic window of Candidatus Binatota bacterium:
- a CDS encoding TetR/AcrR family transcriptional regulator, with protein sequence MVAALVEFRREGVAGAQIENIVRAAGVARGTFYLHFPTREHVLLELLMDYQRQVAGQLDASTRAEPRAFLRQVVHAMVECLSREDRELLREMFVAVFRHTAELADQDIELVAVLTAYLEKARQRGLVRNELETYETVTMLLPGLFGVMMLDEHEGNSLGDLTRRLYRAVDVFAAGLAPPA encoded by the coding sequence ATGGTCGCGGCGCTTGTCGAGTTCAGGCGCGAGGGCGTGGCTGGTGCTCAGATCGAAAACATAGTGCGCGCCGCGGGTGTTGCACGCGGTACTTTTTACCTGCACTTCCCCACCCGCGAGCACGTTCTTCTAGAGCTTCTCATGGACTACCAGCGGCAGGTAGCCGGGCAACTCGACGCTTCTACCCGAGCCGAGCCCAGGGCGTTTTTGCGCCAGGTGGTCCACGCCATGGTCGAGTGCCTGTCCAGGGAAGACCGCGAGCTGTTGCGCGAGATGTTCGTGGCGGTGTTCAGGCACACCGCCGAGCTGGCCGACCAGGACATCGAACTGGTCGCCGTGCTGACCGCCTATCTCGAAAAGGCCAGGCAGCGAGGCCTGGTGCGCAACGAACTCGAAACCTACGAGACCGTTACCATGCTGTTGCCCGGGTTGTTCGGTGTCATGATGCTCGACGAGCACGAGGGCAACAGCCTGGGAGATCTAACTCGCCGACTCTACCGCGCGGTGGACGTGTTCGCGGCCGGCCTTGCGCCGCCGGCCTGA
- a CDS encoding cytochrome P450 codes for MAQIDHPINPDVELIEGTFYEREPFDTYRWMRDNAPAYWDEPSGIWGISRYHDILKVAKDPETFSNTGGIRPATPPLPHLIDLDDPEHKKRRSLVNKGFTVRQVQAREPRIREICRGLIDKAVSKGEFDFVMDFAAWLPLIVIGDMLGIDPADHAALLRWSDELVCGASANDPAQMEKAALTMFEYTDYEQKVIADRRARPRQDDLISILVHAEIDGKQLSEEQLLYESLLLLVGGDETTRHVIVGGMYELLRKPELFAALVEDQSRIPMAVEEMLRWVTPIKNMARVATRDVQLHGQTIAEGEKLLLLYDSANRDERAFEQPMDFDITRHPNEHIAFGWGPHFCLGASLARLELRVMFEEVARAMPGLQLVDGGSPPRRPSNFISGITHLPVSLAA; via the coding sequence ATGGCCCAGATAGACCACCCGATTAATCCCGACGTCGAACTCATCGAGGGCACGTTCTACGAGCGTGAGCCTTTCGACACCTACCGTTGGATGCGCGACAACGCGCCCGCTTACTGGGACGAGCCGTCGGGCATATGGGGCATCAGCCGCTACCACGACATACTCAAGGTGGCCAAGGACCCCGAGACTTTTTCGAACACCGGTGGCATCAGGCCGGCCACGCCGCCGCTGCCGCACCTGATCGACCTCGACGACCCCGAGCACAAGAAGCGCCGCAGCCTGGTCAACAAGGGATTCACCGTGCGCCAGGTGCAGGCCCGCGAACCGCGCATACGCGAGATCTGCCGCGGCCTCATCGACAAGGCCGTCAGCAAGGGTGAGTTCGACTTCGTGATGGATTTTGCCGCGTGGCTGCCGCTCATCGTCATTGGCGACATGCTGGGTATAGACCCGGCCGACCACGCGGCCCTGCTGCGCTGGTCCGACGAGCTGGTGTGTGGTGCCTCGGCCAACGACCCCGCCCAGATGGAAAAGGCCGCGCTGACGATGTTCGAGTATACAGACTACGAGCAGAAGGTGATCGCCGACCGCCGGGCTCGGCCCAGGCAGGACGACCTCATCAGCATCCTGGTGCACGCCGAGATCGACGGCAAGCAACTGAGCGAAGAGCAATTGCTGTATGAGTCGCTATTGCTGCTCGTGGGTGGCGACGAGACGACTCGCCACGTGATAGTGGGCGGCATGTATGAACTGCTGCGCAAGCCCGAACTGTTCGCGGCCCTGGTAGAAGACCAGTCGCGCATACCGATGGCCGTAGAGGAGATGCTGCGCTGGGTAACTCCGATCAAGAACATGGCGCGCGTTGCTACACGCGACGTCCAACTGCACGGGCAGACCATAGCCGAGGGCGAGAAGCTGCTGCTGCTCTACGATTCGGCCAATCGCGACGAGCGCGCGTTCGAACAGCCGATGGACTTTGACATCACCCGGCACCCCAACGAGCACATCGCTTTTGGCTGGGGGCCACACTTCTGCCTGGGCGCGAGCCTGGCCCGTCTCGAACTACGCGTAATGTTCGAGGAAGTGGCCCGCGCCATGCCGGGCCTGCAGCTGGTGGACGGCGGGTCGCCCCCGCGGAGGCCGTCCAACTTCATAAGCGGCATCACCCACCTGCCGGTGAGTCTGGCCGCCTGA
- a CDS encoding ABC transporter ATP-binding protein, whose protein sequence is MKIRRNELFRRVSWQKLSANAAELGPYLVPVRRDLLIAMLCSLGAVLMVIARPWPMKMVFDYALLPAGRVKWVFPYAMLKGYGAMGVVSISCALLLAVSLMWGLFTFTQRYLIASAGQQVTFKIRRQLFAHLQRLSLSYHRRQRVGDLLLRATGDANMMRDMLVDAVLVVFTQVLVLVAMIIVMAAMDWQLTMIALSVMPLLGVAVFRMSGHLRKAVRKQRKREGHMAAMVGEMLQAVPVIQVFGREGYEDRRFGESNKRNLKSGLKTVRLEANLERVAEVVIALGTGSVLWFGVARVLSGILTPGDLLVFTAYLSGMYRPLRRISRVTGRLAKASACAERVFSVLREDDRVKVHRGAAEAPAFEGRVRFKNVCFEYRKGVPVLRDVSFTTKPGRTVAIVGPNGAGKSTMCGLLPRLFDPLSGSITIDGKKISRYTLDSLREHIAVVLQHPMLFRGTVAENIAYGKPEATEEEIVAAAEAADTDDFIR, encoded by the coding sequence ATGAAAATACGCAGGAACGAATTGTTCCGCCGCGTTTCGTGGCAGAAATTGTCGGCTAACGCGGCCGAGCTTGGCCCCTACCTCGTGCCCGTACGTCGTGATCTGCTGATCGCCATGCTCTGCAGCCTGGGTGCCGTACTCATGGTCATCGCGCGGCCGTGGCCCATGAAGATGGTCTTCGACTACGCCCTGCTGCCAGCGGGCAGGGTAAAGTGGGTGTTCCCCTACGCCATGCTCAAGGGCTACGGGGCCATGGGCGTGGTGAGCATTTCCTGCGCCCTTTTGCTTGCCGTGAGCCTGATGTGGGGGTTGTTTACCTTCACGCAGCGGTACCTTATCGCCTCTGCCGGTCAGCAGGTGACGTTCAAGATCAGGCGCCAGCTCTTCGCTCACCTGCAGCGCCTGTCGTTGTCTTATCACCGCCGCCAACGAGTGGGTGACCTGCTGCTGCGCGCCACCGGCGACGCCAACATGATGCGCGACATGCTCGTGGACGCGGTACTCGTAGTCTTCACGCAGGTACTGGTGCTGGTTGCCATGATCATCGTCATGGCGGCCATGGACTGGCAGCTCACCATGATCGCGCTGTCGGTGATGCCGCTGCTCGGGGTCGCCGTGTTCCGCATGTCTGGCCACCTGCGCAAGGCAGTGCGCAAGCAGCGCAAGCGCGAAGGGCACATGGCAGCCATGGTGGGCGAAATGCTGCAGGCGGTGCCAGTGATCCAGGTGTTCGGCCGCGAGGGTTACGAAGACCGCAGGTTCGGCGAGTCGAACAAGCGCAACCTTAAGTCGGGTCTGAAAACCGTGAGACTGGAGGCCAACCTGGAGCGGGTGGCCGAGGTCGTCATTGCTCTTGGCACCGGGTCGGTGCTGTGGTTCGGCGTGGCCCGCGTTCTTTCGGGCATACTAACCCCCGGGGACCTGCTGGTCTTTACAGCCTACCTCAGCGGCATGTACCGCCCCTTGCGGCGCATATCGAGGGTGACCGGTCGCCTGGCGAAGGCCTCGGCCTGTGCCGAGAGGGTGTTCTCGGTGCTCAGGGAAGACGACCGCGTGAAGGTGCATCGTGGGGCCGCCGAGGCGCCGGCTTTCGAGGGGCGCGTGCGTTTCAAGAACGTGTGTTTCGAATACCGCAAGGGCGTGCCCGTGCTACGCGACGTGTCGTTCACGACCAAGCCCGGGCGCACGGTGGCGATCGTGGGGCCCAACGGTGCCGGTAAGTCGACCATGTGTGGATTGCTACCCCGGTTGTTCGACCCGTTGTCGGGCTCGATAACGATAGACGGCAAGAAGATAAGCCGTTACACGCTCGATTCGCTGCGGGAGCATATAGCCGTTGTGCTGCAGCACCCGATGCTGTTTCGCGGGACGGTGGCCGAGAACATCGCCTACGGAAAACCGGAGGCCACCGAAGAAGAAATAGTGGCGGCGGCCGAGGCGGCCGACACCGACGATTTTATCCG
- a CDS encoding ATP-binding cassette domain-containing protein, translating into EAAEAADTDNFIRGLPDGYDTVIGERGDTLSGGQRQKIAIARAMIKNPSVLILDEPTASLDASSAAQLNRTLRRLSRHRTTIRVGHRLSELRNSNLILVIEDGRVTQSGKHEELVQQDGWYRKVYRLQSGEPTLLASVAPDGGGSVAEKR; encoded by the coding sequence GGAAGCGGCCGAGGCGGCCGACACCGACAATTTTATCCGCGGACTGCCCGATGGTTACGATACAGTTATAGGCGAGAGGGGTGACACCCTTTCGGGCGGACAGCGACAGAAGATCGCCATCGCCAGGGCCATGATAAAGAACCCAAGCGTGTTGATACTAGACGAGCCCACGGCTTCGCTCGACGCCAGTTCTGCGGCCCAGCTCAACCGCACACTCCGGCGCCTGTCGCGACACAGGACCACCATTCGCGTGGGCCACCGCCTTTCGGAGCTCCGGAACAGCAATCTCATACTGGTGATAGAAGATGGACGTGTAACGCAGTCGGGTAAGCACGAGGAGCTGGTGCAACAGGATGGCTGGTATAGGAAGGTCTACCGGTTGCAGTCGGGTGAGCCGACGCTGCTCGCCAGCGTTGCGCCGGATGGGGGAGGTTCAGTTGCAGAGAAGAGATAG
- a CDS encoding colanic acid biosynthesis glycosyltransferase WcaL, whose translation MGKIAYLLKVFPRVSETFVINEIRAVEDAGEEVSVFSLHHNLDGPVTHGILDELKAEAVYVEDSDAGLTEKKHARRRLEQELAVLWPLPPQPLRERLLPRKYVRLATCLAQLVVENDIDCLHAHFASRAGHVAALASRLAGVPYSITAHAKDIYHDEVDQEVLRWKIAGASFVVTVTDYNLRHLRELVADIPGAPEKIVRLYNGVDLERFKACEPAQLARPRCVAVGRLVEKKGFHHLVDACRALVDRGYDFDCVIVGGGEKEESLKAKVASLGLEDTVIFAGSVTTEEVGDYLRESTATVLPCIVGGDGNVDALPTVLLEAMATARPLVSTALSGIPEIIDDGENGYLVEPDDVAGLADALARLFDDPGRAAAMGVAGRKKAERLFSLKVNAGRLRDMLRQGLQGGEVQ comes from the coding sequence GTGGGAAAAATAGCTTATCTGCTCAAGGTGTTTCCGCGCGTGTCGGAGACCTTTGTCATAAACGAAATCCGCGCGGTGGAGGATGCCGGCGAAGAGGTGTCGGTGTTTTCGCTGCACCACAACCTCGACGGTCCGGTCACGCACGGGATACTCGACGAGCTCAAGGCCGAGGCCGTGTACGTTGAAGACAGCGACGCTGGTCTGACCGAGAAGAAGCACGCCCGCCGTCGCCTCGAGCAGGAGCTGGCCGTGCTGTGGCCCCTGCCTCCGCAGCCCTTGCGCGAACGCCTGCTGCCGCGCAAGTACGTGCGGCTCGCCACCTGCCTGGCGCAGCTCGTGGTAGAAAACGACATAGACTGCCTGCACGCCCACTTCGCATCGCGGGCCGGTCACGTGGCGGCGCTGGCCTCGCGCCTGGCCGGCGTGCCTTACAGCATCACCGCGCACGCCAAGGATATTTACCACGACGAAGTCGACCAGGAAGTGCTCAGGTGGAAGATCGCCGGCGCCAGCTTCGTGGTGACCGTCACCGACTATAACCTCAGGCACCTGCGTGAGCTGGTGGCTGACATTCCCGGTGCCCCCGAGAAGATCGTCCGCCTGTACAATGGCGTGGACCTCGAGCGCTTCAAGGCCTGCGAACCGGCGCAGCTCGCCCGCCCCAGGTGCGTGGCGGTGGGCCGCCTGGTTGAGAAGAAGGGTTTTCACCACCTCGTTGATGCCTGCCGGGCGCTTGTCGATCGCGGCTACGACTTTGATTGCGTGATCGTGGGCGGTGGCGAGAAAGAAGAAAGCCTCAAGGCCAAGGTCGCATCGCTGGGCCTGGAAGACACGGTGATTTTTGCCGGTTCGGTGACCACCGAGGAAGTGGGCGACTACCTGCGGGAATCGACCGCGACCGTGTTGCCCTGCATTGTTGGCGGCGACGGCAACGTGGACGCGTTGCCCACGGTGTTGCTCGAGGCAATGGCCACCGCGCGGCCGCTGGTGTCAACCGCTCTGTCGGGCATACCCGAGATAATAGACGACGGCGAGAACGGCTACCTGGTCGAGCCCGACGACGTCGCTGGCCTGGCCGATGCCCTCGCGCGCCTGTTCGACGATCCCGGACGGGCCGCAGCCATGGGCGTGGCGGGCAGAAAAAAGGCCGAGCGCTTGTTCAGCCTCAAGGTCAACGCCGGCCGTCTGCGCGACATGCTGCGGCAGGGCCTGCAGGGAGGCGAAGTCCAGTGA